The genomic window ATTTTGCGATTGATTTTGGTTATGATTTAATAATCAACCTATTATTATGCCATTAAGGATATTTTATCCTGAATTTTACTGCAAAATATTTTATTCATCAAACAGAACTCTTCCGTCAAAAGGTTCGCTCCAACTGATAAAAATCAATTGATCATGTCTTTTAATTTCTGCCTGTACTACTTCATAGTCTCCATTTTCATTTTTTCTTTCAATAATCAAATCAGATCCTTCACCAATGTTTCCTTCCTGAAATTCCAATTGGTACTCTCCGGAAAGATCTTTTACAAAATCCTCTTTTTTAAAATCTCTGTGTGCCATGATCATAAATTTTAAGATGATTAAGTAAGAGAATAAACCATGCCAAGATTATTTTTTATTATTTTTTCTTAAATA from Chryseobacterium camelliae includes these protein-coding regions:
- a CDS encoding glutathione synthase; translated protein: MAHRDFKKEDFVKDLSGEYQLEFQEGNIGEGSDLIIERKNENGDYEVVQAEIKRHDQLIFISWSEPFDGRVLFDE